A portion of the Cryptomeria japonica chromosome 5, Sugi_1.0, whole genome shotgun sequence genome contains these proteins:
- the LOC131875611 gene encoding uncharacterized protein LOC131875611, translated as MDCGILKQSHSKCKRQGIISTKFETQNLHCPSKHTFLVSHGGTWAMPFRVHMRVHIRRIMGRVDRKPWPAPTVMIPIEGRKMQVVLRDGTSIEGIRMEEWVSLYAKCR; from the exons ATGGATTGTGGAATTTTGAAACAGAGCCATAGTAAATGTAAGAGGCAGGGCATAATCTCCACCAAATTTGAAACTCAGAATCTACATTGTCCCTCTAAGCATACTTTCTTGGTTTCTCATGGAGGAACATGGGCCATGCCATTCAG GGTGCATATGAGAGTGCATATAAGACGAATAATGGGGCGAGTAGATAGGAAACCCTGGCCTGCCCCCACCGTAATGATCCCAATTGAGGGGAGGAAAATGCAAGTCGTTTTGAGAGATGGCACATCCATTGAAGGGATCCGAATGGAGGAGTGGGTGTCTCTATATG CTAAATGTAGATGA